The sequence below is a genomic window from Armatimonadota bacterium.
CGCTCCTAATGCGGTGATGGTTTGGAGCCCCAATGCCATACCCGAAAAACCGATCGACGACTATTATCCCGGTCAAGAATATGTCGACTGGGTGGGCGTGAACTTCTATTCGGTGATGTACAACGATGCCGACCGAGCCCGCGCCGCCGACTGGCGCTTCCCGACCGACTCCATCGACTACGTGTACAACAAGTACAGCCCGGTGCACCCGATCATGATTTCGGAGTGGGCTGCTTCGCACCGATCCAGCATCGACGCGGACGACCGGCCCGACTTCGCGGAAGGAAAGATCCGTGAGTTCTTCCGCACAGTTCCGCTCAAGTATCCTCGTGTCAAATGTGCGAGTTGGCTAAGCTTTAACGCGCTGAAGTACGCCCGTAGCGACCGACAGCTTAACAACTATTCTCTGCTGGATAACTCCGTCGTGGGCGACAGCTATCGAAAGGAAATCGACGACTCATACTTCTTGTCCCAGGTTGGCTCCACCGACGATGTTCGCTGGAAGAAGGTCGATACCGACCTCGTCAATCGTCCTGGCCGAAAGCTCCGAGTCTTCTTCCGAAGTTACGACCATGGTGCGTCCGTCCAGGTCGAAGACAGCACAGGCAGCACCAAGACGTTTGGAGCAAACGTCCCCGAATTCGAAGTCGGCGACGGCGCTCGCTATGTAGACGTGTCTCTGCTCGACTCGAACGGAAAACCGATCCTAAAGAAGAGATTCTCATTCAAACTTTAGCCAAAGGGCTTGACAAATATAGTAGACATAGATACACTATCAATGTCAACCAAGGTTCTCCTAAGCATTGGGGAGAACGCCGGGGTCGGGCCAGCCACAAAAACCTGACCTCGAACTTGGCTGAGTACATGAATGATCTCTGTGGGATAGGGGGGCGCCCCCCGCTTCCCTTCTCATTAGAGATTTCACCGCTTCTGTTTGCGCAACCGTAGGCAATTAATCCTATACTGAATTGTCTATGTGGCAACGGTTTACGGAGTCAGCTCGAAAGTGCGTTTTTTATGCTCAGGAAGAAGCGCAGGCATTTGGCGAAGGGTATGTTAGCACCGAACACATCCTTTTAGGGCTTCTTAGAGATCGAGAGAACTTAGCTTGCCAGGTGTTGTCGAGGCTTCAAAGCAATATCGACGAAGTCGTTGACACCGTTAAGAAGCAGCTTCCTCGGGGCGACGCCAGGCCGAACGCGGACATGACGCTCACGCCGCGGGCCAAACGAGTGATTGATCTGGCCTACGACGAAGCCCGCATCCTTGGCAATAACTACATCGGCACCGAGCACCTTTTACTGGGATTACGACGTGAAGGAGACGGACTGGCAGGACGCTCGCTAGCACAATGTGGCGTCGAACTGGAGCCACTTCGACAAGCAGTCAGCGAGATCCAAGAAGAATTAGGATATGACAAATCCGAAGCAAAGAACCCCAGGACAACCTCCCCTTCAGAGCAGGCATGGCAACACCGCGTCGTCATGTCGCGGGTCAAAGAGTGGGCGTCTTGGGCTCAGCAACTAACCGACGAGGCCGTGCCATACGAGCAAGACCTCCAAGTTCTGCGTGAAAGGACCCAAGAAATCCTGACGGACATGCAACGATCGCTCTTGCTGGGGCTCTGCATGGAAATCGCCGAAGGTGGATCGCTTGAAGCCAGTGAGAACTGGCAAAAGCTTCGTCTGACTGCCGAGCAAGCCGCCGCCCTCAAGGAGATCGGCGGCAAGGCTCGCGAAGTTCTGAAGGACTAGCCTACAGCTTGACCCAGGTGCGCTTGTCGTGGCTCTGCTCGACCGCGTCCAGAACACGCTGATTCTCGTATCCGTCCACGAAATCGGGTGAAATCGGCTTGCCCTCGACCATGTTGGTCACTGCATCCGCAACCAGGTTCACAAAGGTGTGCTCGTAGCCGATAATGTGCCCGACCGGCCAGTAGTGTCCGGCGTAAGGATGGTTGGCTTCGGTGGCCTGGATGAGCCGGAATCCATGCAGGTCGGAAGGGTCATCGTTGTTATAGTATTCAAGCTCATTCATCTTTTCGAGATTGAACACCACTGAGCCCTTCGATCCGTTGATTTCAAAGGAGTTTTTGTTCTTGCGTCCAACCGCAAATCGCGTCGCCTCGAAGGTGCCGAGAGCGCCGTTCTTGAACTTGGCGAGGAACATGGCTGCGTCGTCGACGGTCACATCGCCCATCTTGTCGCTTGCCTTTGCACCCAGCTTATCGTCGATCTCGCCCGCCAGTGGTCGCTTCTTAATGAACGTGTGAAGCATGCCGCACACTTCATCGAACTCGCCGATCAGGTGGCGAGCCAAGTCGATGATGTGCGCGTTGATGTCGCCATGCGTGCCCGAGCCAGCGACTTCCTTTTGCAGTCGCCAAACGAGCGGAAAGTTCGGGTCGGCGATCCAGTCCTGCAGGTACACGGCCCGGAAATGGTAGATTGTGCCGAGCTTGCCCTCTTCGATCATCTTCTTGACCAGCGCGACCGCTGGTGCCTTGCGGTAGTTGTGGAAGACGGCGTGGGCGACCTTCGCCTGCAGGACTGCGTCGAGCATGTCCTTAGCCTCCTGCAGCGTGTTACCAATCGGCTTTTCGCACCACACGGCCTTGCCTGCCTTCGCGGCGGCGATGGCGATCTCCGCGTGGGTGTTGCCGGGCGTCGAAACGTCGATGATATCGATCTCCGGGTTCGCCACGACCTTGCGCCAATCGGTTTCGTAGTTCTTCCAGCCGTAGGTTTCGGCCGCCTTGCTCACCGCAGCTTCGTTTCGGCCGCAGATGGTGTGCATGTTGATCTCCGCTGGCAGGTCGAAGAAGTGGTTGGCTTGGCGGTAGGCGTTGCTGTGCGCCTTCCCCATGAATTGGTATCCGATCAGACCGACATTGAGAACTGGTTTGGACATGGCTAGCCTCATTTTGGGCTCCAGCGAAGTCAATTCGCAACCCTTAGGGGTGTCTTCGCACCCAAGCGAAACAAAAGGACATGCTTACGCATGGATGCTCGATCGCTGCCTCCGTATCAATGAAAGAGTGCAGACGCTCGAACCCTTTGACCGCGATACGGAGGCTAAGAAGACGGGCTCAATAACTCGCGATAGAACTCGAGAGACTTCGAAAGGTCGACTGATTCGTCCTCAAGGATGAAGCCATGCCGCACAATGTACAAACTCGACCAAACGTACTCGCCAGCATCCGAAACATAACCAGCCCGAACAGGATTATCGTTGAGGTAGCGAACCTTTTGCTCCAGGACTTCGTTGGTGAACAGAGGATTGCCTCGAAATGAGCGCTTCCAGAAGTTATTTCGTCCGAGTCCAGCCTGTTGATGAAGCTGCTCCCTCTCATGTGACGTTAGAAACGCCTTGAGCCTGTCAGAAGCATTCCCTTTGATTTCCCTGACCAAAGCCGAAATCGTCTGAGATGCATCTGGACGGACGACCAAGTGAATATGGTGCGGCATCACCACATAGCCGAAGAGAGACGCTCGCCAACGCTTCCAATCCCGCAAGAGGGAAAGACACATCCGCGTCCGCATCTCTTCCCGAGCAAATAGATGCGCGAAATCGAGGCACGTAGCCGTAACGAAGCACAGTTGTCCCGGCCCCTTCGGATTGACGTAGTGCTTATAGTCAGACACCCAAAAGCAAGTTTAGCCTCCGTGTCGCGGCCTGGATTTGCAAAGACCCAAATATCTATTGACACGGAGGCAGCATGGCAAACGGTAGCCTAAACCGAGTCGAACTGGCCCATTTTGCGGAACTTCGCGAATCGCGCTTCTCGAACCTGCTCCGGCGTCATCTTTTCCAATTCAGCCAAGTTCTTGGCAATCGCTTCCTTCACCGTCGCAAATGTCTCAATCGGGTTGCGATGCGCTCCACCGACCGGCTCCGGCAGAATGCCGTCGATGAGTCCGAATGAGTGCGCGCTTTCCGCCGTCAGCTTCAGCGCTCGCGCCGCTTCGGCGCCGCGCTCCGGCATTCGCCACAAGATCGCCGCGCAGCCTTCAGGCGGAATGACGCTGTAAACCGAGTATTGAAGCATCAGCACCTTCGACGAGGCCGCAATTCCGATCGCTCCGCCCGAGCCGCCCTCACCGATGACGACCGCGATGGTCGGCACCGAAAGCTCGAACATCTTCATGATCGACGCGGCGATTGCTTCCGAAATCCCGCGGGACTCGCTTTCGACGCCTGGGTCAGCGGCGGGCGTATCCACAAAGCTGATGACAGGCATGTTGAACCTTTCGGCCATCTCGAACAGACGGATCGCCTTGCGGTAGCCTTCGGGCTTGGCCATTGCGAAATTGCGGAACTGGCGTTCCTGAATGTTGCGTCCCTTCTGGTGGCCAACGATCATCACCGGACGGCCGTCAAATGTCGCTGGACCGCCGATGATCGCATTGTCGGCGAAGCCGTTTCGGTCGCCCTGAAGCTCGACGAAATCTTGGAATAGCGCCGTCACGTAGTCAAGTGTGTAGGGTCGCTTTTCCGCCCGCGCGATCAGCACCTTCTCCCAGTCGCCCACGTTGGTGTACAGCGCCTTCAGGAACTTGTCGCGCCCGTCTTCCAGCTTCACGATCTGGTCTTCCAGCAACGCCTTGTCCGACTCGTTCTGCTCCTTCCGCGCTCGCTCTTTGGCGTTCACAATAAACTTTTCGAGCTCGGTCAGCTCGCTTTCCCACTCGTTGTGGTTCTTCGCGCTCATGCCTTCCCTCCTACCAAGTGGCCACCCAGCGTCTTAACCAGCGAACCGAGCGTGTTTCGCATGTCCTTGCGCGCGACGATCGCGTCGATCATGCCGTGCTTCAGGCAGAATTCTGCCGTCTGGAAGTCGTCGGGCACCTTGCTCACGCCCGCTTGCTTGGCGACCCGCGCTCCGGCAAAGCCGACCAGCGACTTTGGCTCAGCGACAATCACATCGGCGACCGATGCATAGGAAGCAAGCACGCCTGCCATCGTGGGGTCGGTAAAAACCGAAATGTAGGGGACGCCTGCCTCGCGGCACTGCTGAACGGCGGCCGTCGTCTTCGCCATCTGCATCAGCGAGAGAATTCCTTCCTGCATGCGTGCGCCACCGGAGGCGCAAAAGATGATCGCG
It includes:
- a CDS encoding gfo/Idh/MocA family oxidoreductase; this translates as MSKPVLNVGLIGYQFMGKAHSNAYRQANHFFDLPAEINMHTICGRNEAAVSKAAETYGWKNYETDWRKVVANPEIDIIDVSTPGNTHAEIAIAAAKAGKAVWCEKPIGNTLQEAKDMLDAVLQAKVAHAVFHNYRKAPAVALVKKMIEEGKLGTIYHFRAVYLQDWIADPNFPLVWRLQKEVAGSGTHGDINAHIIDLARHLIGEFDEVCGMLHTFIKKRPLAGEIDDKLGAKASDKMGDVTVDDAAMFLAKFKNGALGTFEATRFAVGRKNKNSFEINGSKGSVVFNLEKMNELEYYNNDDPSDLHGFRLIQATEANHPYAGHYWPVGHIIGYEHTFVNLVADAVTNMVEGKPISPDFVDGYENQRVLDAVEQSHDKRTWVKL
- a CDS encoding acetyl-CoA carboxylase carboxyltransferase subunit alpha, which translates into the protein MSAKNHNEWESELTELEKFIVNAKERARKEQNESDKALLEDQIVKLEDGRDKFLKALYTNVGDWEKVLIARAEKRPYTLDYVTALFQDFVELQGDRNGFADNAIIGGPATFDGRPVMIVGHQKGRNIQERQFRNFAMAKPEGYRKAIRLFEMAERFNMPVISFVDTPAADPGVESESRGISEAIAASIMKMFELSVPTIAVVIGEGGSGGAIGIAASSKVLMLQYSVYSVIPPEGCAAILWRMPERGAEAARALKLTAESAHSFGLIDGILPEPVGGAHRNPIETFATVKEAIAKNLAELEKMTPEQVREARFAKFRKMGQFDSV